One region of Thunnus albacares chromosome 8, fThuAlb1.1, whole genome shotgun sequence genomic DNA includes:
- the uts2r3 gene encoding urotensin-2 receptor, with protein MDLSGSLPPPSQYTSSIIPNFSVPSSSPSISPSPSLASTALFCSLLSLLSLLGITGNLYTLVLLLRRRRSRRRHGAGLTCCLMRVPVPSCLANSSSPSSSPITSSSSSSSLHLQVLSLALADLLYLFTAPFIVYDSLASDWAFGELGCRLLLSLDLLTMHASIFTLTAMSLDRYRAVAHPLRTSSSNSSGLLRVGLAWGLAVALSLPMMITLHLEDGENQEGQLCVPAWDEQSSKAYLSVLFCTSILGPGLAIGALYATLGRLYWVSQTQSAWATGSSTACPPRAPKPKVLLLILGIVLAFWACFLPFWIWQLLPLYQPDMLRTVPVGTQVTVNRILTGLTYGNSCVNPFFYTLLTGKHRRNRQTLTSANQLCRKSSPLQ; from the coding sequence ATGGACCTCTCAGGTTCTTTGCCTCCTCCTTCCCAATACACCTCCTCTATTATCCCCAATTTCTCTGtgccctcctcctctccctccatttCTCCATCACCCAGCCTGGCCTCCACAGCTCTGTTCTGCtcgctcctctctctcctctccttgctgGGCATCACTGGGAACCTGTACACTCTGGTCCTCCTCCTGAGGCGCAGGAGAAGTAGGAGAAGACATGGAGCGGGACTGACCTGCTGCCTAATGAGAGTACCTGTACCATCCTGCCTTGCCaactcctcctccccttcttcctctcccatcacctcttcctcctcttcctcctctcttcacctGCAGGTGCTGAGCCTCGCTCTTGCTGATCTGCTCTACCTTTTCACCGCTCCCTTCATTGTGTATGACAGTCTGGCGTCCGACTGGGCCTTTGGTGAGCTGGGCTGCCGCCTCCTCCTGAGCCTGGACCTCCTCACCATGCACGCCTCCATCTTCACTCTCACCGCCATGAGTCTGGACCGCTACCGGGCTGTGGCCCATCCCCTCcgcacctcctcctccaactCCTCTGGCCTGCTGCGCGTGGGCCTGGCCTGGGGGCTGGCTGTGGCTCTTAGCCTGCCCATGATGATCACTCTCCACCTGGAGGACGGGGAGAACCAGGAGGGCCAgctgtgtgtgcctgcatggGATGAGCAGAGCTCCAAGGCCTATCTGAGCGTGCTGTTCTGCACCAGCATTCTTGGTCCTGGGCTGGCCATTGGAGCTCTTTATGCTACTTTAGGCCGGCTTTACTGGGTTTCTCAGACTCAGTCTGCCTGGGCCACTGGGAGCAGTACTGCTTGCCCTCCTCGTGCTCCCAAACCTAAAGTCCTGCTGCTCATCCTGGGCATTGTCCTGGCCTTTTGGGCCTGCTTCCTCCCTTTCTGGATCTGGCAGCTGCTGCCTCTGTACCAGCCCGACATGCTGCGGACAGTACCAGTGGGGACACAGGTGACAGTGAACCGTATCCTCACGGGGCTGACATATGGAAACTCATGTGTGAATCCGTTCTTCTACACACTATTGACTGGGAAACATAGACGCAATCGGCAGACGCTGACATCAGCAAATCAGCTCTGCCGCAAGAGCAGTCCACTGCAGTAA